The Pongo pygmaeus isolate AG05252 chromosome 11, NHGRI_mPonPyg2-v2.0_pri, whole genome shotgun sequence genome includes a region encoding these proteins:
- the GAL3ST2 gene encoding galactose-3-O-sulfotransferase 2, whose amino-acid sequence MMSMLGGLQRYFRVILLLLLALTLLLLARFLHSDLEPDTPLFGGQAEGPPVTNIMFLKTHKTASSTVLNILYRFAETHNLSVALPAGSRVHLGYPWLFLARYVEGVGSQQRFNIMCNHLRFNLPEVQKVMPNDTFYFSILRNPVFQLESSFIYYKTYAPAFRGAPSLDAFLASPRTFYNDSRLLRNVYAKNNMWFDFGFEPNAQCEEGYVRARIAEVERRFQLVLIAEHLDESLVLLRRRLRWALDDVVAFRLNSRSARSVARLSPEARERARSWCALDWRLYEHFNRTLWAQLRAELGPRRLRGEVERLRARRRELATLCLQDGGALKNHTQIRDPRLRPYQPGRADILGYNLRPGLDNQTLGVCQRLVMPELQYMALLYALQFPEKPRKNIPFLGP is encoded by the exons GTACTTCCGggtcatcctcctcctcctcctggccctGACTCTGCTCCTGCTGGCCAGATTCCTGCACTCGGACTTAGAGCCGGACACACC ACTGTTTGGGGGCCAGGCCGAGGGGCCGCCGGTCACCAACATCATGTTCCTGAAGACGCACAAGACGGCCAGCAGCACGGTGCTCAACATCCTCTACCGCTTCGCCGAGACCCACAACCTGTCCGTGGCGCTGCCCGCCGGCTCACGCGTCCACCTGGGCTACCCCTGGCTCTTCCTGGCGCGCTACGTGGAAGGCGTGGGGTCGCAGCAGCGCTTCAACATCATGTGCAACCACCTGAGGTTCAACCTGCCTGAG GTGCAGAAAGTCATGCCCAACGACACCTTCTATTTCTCCATCCTGAGGAACCCCGTGTTCCAGCTGGAGTCCTCCTTCATCTACTACAAAACCTACGCCCCCGCCTTCCGGGGCGCTCCGAGCCTGGACGCGTTCCTGGCCTCGCCGCGGACGTTCTACAACGACAGCCGCCTCCTCAGGAACGTCTACGCCAAGAACAACATGTGGTTCGACTTCGGCTTCGAGCCCAACGCGCAGTGCGAGGAGGGCTACGTGCGCGCGCGCATCGCCGAGGTGGAGCGGCGCTTCCAGCTGGTGCTCATCGCCGAGCACCTGGACGAGTCCCTGGTGCTGCTGCGGCGCCGGCTGCGCTGGGCGCTGGACGACGTGGTGGCTTTCAGGCTCAACTCCCGCAGCGCGCGCTCCGTGGCCCGCCTGTCGCCCGAGGCCCGGGAGCGCGCGCGGAGCTGGTGCGCGCTGGACTGGCGCCTGTACGAGCATTTCAACCGCACCCTCTGGGCGCAGCTGCGCGCCGAGCTGGGGCCGCGGCGGCTGCGTGGGGAGGTGGAACGGCTGCGCGCCCGGAGGCGCGAACTCGCGACCCTGTGCCTGCAGGACGGCGGCGCGCTGAAGAACCACACGCAGATCAGAGACCCGCGCCTGCGCCCGTACCAGCCCGGCAGGGCCGACATCCTGGGCTACAACCTCCGGCCGGGCCTGGACAACCAGACGCTGGGCGTGTGCCAGAGGCTTGTGATGCCTGAGCTCCAGTACATGGCCCTCCTGTACGCCCTGCAGTTCCCGGAGAAGCCCCGCAAGAACATCCCGTTCCTGGGGCCGTAG
- the NEU4 gene encoding sialidase-4 has protein sequence MMSSAAFPRWPSMGVPRTPSRTVLFERERTGLTYRVPSLLPVPPGPTLLAFVEQRLSPDDSHAHRLVLRRGTLAGGSVRWGALHVLGTAALAEHRSMNPCPVHDAGTGTVFLFFIAVLGHTPEAVQIATGRNAARLCCVASRDAGLSWGSARDLTEEAIGGAVQDWATFAVGPGHGVQLPSGRLLVPAYTYRVDRRECFGKICRTSPHSFAFYSDDHGRTWRCGGLVPNLRSGECQLAVVDGGKAGSFLYCNARSPLGSRVQALSTDEGTSFLPAERVASLPETAWGCQGSIVGFPAPAPSRPWDDGWSVGPGSSLRPPLLGPGVHEPPEEAAGDPRGGQVPGGPFSRLQPWGDGPRHPGLRPGVSGDVGSWTLALPMPFAAPPQSPTWLLYSHPVGRRARLHMGIRLSQSPLDPRSWTEPWVIYEGPSGYSDLASIGPAPEGGLVFACLYESGARTSYDEISFCTFSLREVLENVPASPERPNLGDKPQGCCWPS, from the exons ATGATGAGCTCTGCAGCCTTCCCGAGGTGGCCG AGCATGGGGGTCCCTCGCACCCCTTCACGGACAGTGCTCTTCGAGCGGGAGAGGACGGGCCTGACCTACCGCGTGCCCTCGCTGCTCCCCGTGCCCCCCGGGCCCACCCTGCTGGCTTTTGTGGAGCAGCGGCTCAGCCCTGACGACTCCCACGCCCACCGCCTGGTGCTGAGGAGGGGCACGCTGGCCGGGGGCTCCGTGCGG TGGGGCGCCCTGCACGTGCTAGGGACAGCGGCCCTGGCGGAGCACCGGTCCATGAACCCCTGCCCTGTGCACGATGCTGGCACGGGCACCGTCTTCCTCTTCTTCATCGCGGTGCTGGGCCACACGCCTGAGGCCGTGCAGATCGCCACGGGGAGGAACGCCGCGCGCCTCTGCTGTGTGGCCAGCCGTGACGCCGGCCTCTCGTGGGGCAGTGCCCGGGACCTCACTGAGGAGGCCATCGGTGGTGCCGTGCAGG ACTGGGCCACGTTCGCCGTGGGTCCCGGCCACGGCGTGCAGCTGCCCTCAGGCCGCCTGCTGGTGCCCGCCTACACCTACCGCGTGGACCGCCGAGAGTGTTTTGGCAAGATCTGCCGGACCAGCCCTCACTCCTTCGCCTTCTACAGCGATGACCACGGCCGCACCTGGCGCTGCGGAGGCCTCGTGCCCAACCTGCGCTCAGGCGAGTGCCAGCTGGCGGTGGTGGACGGTGGGAAGGCCGGCAGCTTCCTCTACTGCAACGCCCGGAGCCCCCTGGGCAGCCGCGTGCAGGCGCTCAGCACTGACGAGGGCACCTCCTTCCTGCCCGCAGAGCGCGTGGCTTCCCTGCCCGAGACTGCCTGGGGCTGCCAGGGCAGCATCGTGGGCTTCCCGGCCCCCGCCCCCAGCAGGCCATGGGATGACGGTTGGTCAGTGGGCCCCGGGAGTTCCCTCCGGCCTCCACTCCTCGGTCCTGGAGTCCATGAACCCCCAGAGGAGGCTGCTGGAGACCCCCGTGGAGGCCAGGTGCCTGGTGGGCCCTTCAGCCGTCTGCAGCCTTGGGGGGATGGCCCCAGGCACCCTGGCCTCAGGCCTGGGGTCAGTGGGGATGTGGGGTCCTGGACCCTGGCACTCCCCATGCCCTTTGCTGCCCCGCCCCAGAGCCCCACGTGGCTGCTGTACTCCCACCCAGTGGGGCGCAGGGCTCGGCTACACATGGGTATCCGCCTGAGCCAGTCCCCGCTGGACCCGCGCAGCTGGACAGAGCCCTGGGTGATCTACGAGGGCCCCAGCGGCTACTCCGACCTGGCGTCCATCGGGCCAGCCCCTGAGGGGGGCCTGGTTTTCGCCTGCCTGTACGAGAGCGGGGCCAGGACCTCCtatgatgagatttccttttgtaCATTCTCCCTGCGTGAGGTCCTGGAGAACGTGCCCGCCAGCCCCGAGCGGCCCAACCTTGGGGATAAGCCTCAGGGGTGCTGCTGGCCCTCGTGA